The following coding sequences lie in one Zingiber officinale cultivar Zhangliang chromosome 2B, Zo_v1.1, whole genome shotgun sequence genomic window:
- the LOC122049474 gene encoding uncharacterized protein LOC122049474 yields the protein MEQSKRIGDEEAEAQRPKPEVTDEEVDEFFSILRRVHAISKTFAGKGSGTMAGAEETSTKAAKRKKPAKQRADVEGRKATSRWRPTFILEDFRVAGDADAAASSETADLTLDFDSEAVSDDVRSIESVVGSVDFEDSSPIDRIHICHDTINIIP from the coding sequence ATGGAGCAGAGCAAGCGAATAGGAGATGAAGAGGCGGAGGCGCAGCGGCCTAAGCCTGAGGTCACCGATGAGGAGGTGGACGAATTCTTCTCCATCCTCCGTCGGGTGCACGCCATATCCAAGACCTTCGCCGGAAAAGGCAGTGGCACCATGGCCGGAGCAGAGGAGACGAGCACGAAGGCCGCGAAGAGGAAGAAACCGGCGAAGCAGAGGGCGGATGTGGAGGGGAGGAAGGCGACGTCTAGGTGGCGGCCGACGTTCATCTTGGAGGACTTTCGGGTCGCCGGCGACGCCGACGCCGCCGCTAGCTCGGAGACAGCGGATCTGACTCTGGATTTTGACTCGGAAGCCGTCTCCGACGACGTACGGTCGATAGAGAGCGTCGTCGGTAGCGTTGACTTTGAAGATAGCTCTCCGATAGATCGTATTCATATCTGCCATGACACGATCAATATAATTCCTTAA